The Vidua chalybeata isolate OUT-0048 chromosome 6, bVidCha1 merged haplotype, whole genome shotgun sequence genome has a segment encoding these proteins:
- the LOC128790069 gene encoding uncharacterized protein DKFZp434B061-like: MDSVPQEQPPHGVPWTVSHRNSPLTVSHGQCPTGTAPSRCPTDSVPQEQPPHGVPRTVSHRNSPLTVSHGQCPTGTAPSRCPMDSVPQEQPPHGVPQRSHRLSARPFPSTERGLTAPPAGSALTATHPPSKSVCVQEEQFKRAP, encoded by the exons ATGGACAGTGTCCCACAGGAACAGCCCCCTCACGGTGTCCCATGGACAGTGTCCCACAGGAACAGCCCCCTCACGGTGTCCCACGGACAGTGTCCCACAGGAACAGCCCCCTCACGGTGTCCCACGGACAGTGTCCCACAGGAACAGCCCCCTCACGGTGTCCCACGGACAGTGTCCCACAGGAACAGCCCCCTCACGGTGTCCCATGGACAGTGTCCCACAGGAACAGCCCCCTCACGGTGTCCCATGGACAGTGTCCCACAGGAACAGCCCCCTCACGGTGTCCCACAGCGCTCCCACCGCCTCAGCGCGAGGCCTTTTCCCAGCACGGAGCGCGGGCTGacagcgccccctgccggcTCGGCGCTCACCGCGACTCACCCACCGTCAAAGAGCG TCTGTGTCCAGGAGGAGCAATTCAAGAGAGCTCCATGA